Proteins found in one Solitalea lacus genomic segment:
- a CDS encoding WbqC family protein, whose protein sequence is METGLILPSCYLPPVSWFAAVIQHTGQEIKVEKYEHFPKQTYRNRAHIYSPNGLLALSIPVVKGSKNHTKLKDVKISYDANWQKIHWKSLESSYRSSAYFEFYEDELRPFYENRFEFLFDFNEKLNDFLFKSLKLNKQYNYTDNYEATYAMGVSDLRELIHPKKEALVKSDEYYQVFATQHGFIRDLSVVDLIFNHGNRALEIIKKAKV, encoded by the coding sequence ATGGAAACCGGATTAATTCTCCCTTCGTGCTATCTGCCACCTGTAAGTTGGTTTGCTGCGGTAATTCAGCATACTGGACAAGAGATAAAAGTTGAAAAATATGAACATTTTCCAAAGCAAACTTACCGTAACAGAGCTCATATTTATTCACCAAATGGTTTATTGGCCCTGAGCATTCCGGTGGTAAAAGGATCTAAGAATCATACCAAGCTTAAAGATGTTAAAATAAGCTATGATGCCAATTGGCAAAAAATCCATTGGAAATCATTGGAAAGCTCCTATAGGAGTTCTGCATATTTTGAATTTTATGAAGATGAATTAAGACCTTTTTATGAAAACCGATTCGAGTTTTTATTCGACTTTAACGAAAAGCTAAACGATTTTTTGTTTAAAAGTTTAAAACTGAATAAGCAATACAATTATACCGATAACTACGAGGCAACCTACGCAATGGGCGTATCTGACTTAAGAGAACTGATTCACCCTAAAAAAGAGGCCTTAGTAAAAAGTGATGAATACTATCAAGTATTCGCAACGCAACATGGCTTTATTCGTGATTTAAGTGTCGTTGATTTGATATTCAATCATGGAAATCGCGCGCTTGAAATCATAAAAAAAGCAAAAGTTTAA
- a CDS encoding lysophospholipid acyltransferase family protein, which yields MKKITFYLALPLLYLIALLPFPILYLVSDFFKIIIFDLVGYRKKVILTNLKNSFPNKSDQEIKAIASKFYRNFTDMLLECVKMLTISEKQLNEVFVVSNKEIVKNYHDAGRSVIGVVGHMINWELACLAHSNAFTYPSLIVYKPLQNENFDKLVLNMRTRFGAVLVPMKQTFRKLTEYRNKPFNLILAGDQYPGKGESVYKTTFLNQETYVFLGTEKIAKMTNSAIVFCDLRKVKRGKYAITYVPLFENPKDTADGEITETHIRYLDKVIHEQPDIWLWSHRRWK from the coding sequence TTGAAAAAAATTACCTTTTATTTAGCTCTTCCGCTTCTTTATTTAATCGCTCTACTCCCCTTTCCTATTCTATATTTAGTCTCCGATTTTTTTAAGATAATCATTTTTGATTTGGTGGGTTACAGAAAAAAAGTTATTCTAACCAATCTAAAAAATAGCTTTCCCAACAAATCTGATCAAGAAATTAAGGCAATTGCAAGCAAATTTTATCGCAACTTTACCGATATGCTATTGGAATGTGTTAAAATGCTAACCATTTCTGAAAAGCAGCTAAACGAAGTATTTGTTGTTAGCAATAAAGAAATAGTAAAGAATTACCATGATGCCGGTAGAAGCGTAATTGGTGTTGTTGGCCATATGATTAATTGGGAATTGGCATGTTTAGCTCATAGTAACGCTTTCACCTATCCGTCATTAATAGTTTACAAACCATTGCAAAATGAAAATTTTGACAAATTGGTTTTAAACATGCGCACAAGGTTCGGTGCGGTTTTAGTTCCAATGAAACAAACGTTTAGAAAATTAACCGAATACCGTAATAAACCTTTTAATCTAATTCTTGCAGGTGATCAATATCCAGGCAAGGGAGAAAGTGTATATAAAACAACATTTCTCAACCAAGAAACCTATGTATTCTTAGGAACAGAAAAAATTGCTAAAATGACTAATAGTGCTATCGTGTTTTGTGATCTCAGGAAAGTAAAACGAGGTAAATATGCCATTACATATGTACCGCTGTTTGAGAATCCTAAAGATACAGCTGATGGTGAAATTACAGAAACACATATTAGATACTTAGATAAAGTAATTCATGAACAACCCGACATTTGGTTGTGGTCGCACAGAAGATGGAAATAA
- a CDS encoding glycosyltransferase family 2 protein produces MQPRVAVVILNWNGKRFLEQFLPSIIQSTYKNLEIIVGDNASTDGSVEYVKTNFPQVTVLINDQNYGYAGGYNHILARVHADYFVLLNSDIEVTPNWIEPIIEQMESDELIAIAQPKLKDFNRKDYFEYAGAAGGYLDYLGYPFCRGRIFDSIEKDEGQYESSSEIFWASGAAMFIKKKYFDLVGGLDADLFAHMEEIDLCWRLKNQGFKVVYCPNSEVYHVGGGTLQAESPFKTYLNFRNNLAILCKNLPSGNVFGVLFIRFWLDLLAWFKFIAEGKLKHAISINKAHTHFLLDLKKWTRKRTKVQMPNTNGFWKSSIVWAYFAQKKKVFTDL; encoded by the coding sequence ATGCAGCCCAGAGTAGCAGTAGTAATATTAAACTGGAACGGAAAACGATTTCTTGAGCAATTTCTACCTTCGATAATTCAATCAACTTATAAAAATCTAGAAATAATTGTTGGTGATAATGCATCGACCGATGGCTCAGTGGAATATGTAAAAACCAACTTTCCACAAGTTACTGTTTTAATTAATGACCAAAATTATGGCTATGCAGGGGGGTACAACCATATTTTAGCCCGTGTTCATGCCGATTATTTTGTTCTGTTAAATTCAGATATAGAAGTAACACCTAACTGGATTGAGCCGATTATTGAACAAATGGAATCAGATGAATTGATTGCCATTGCTCAACCTAAATTAAAAGATTTTAACCGCAAAGATTACTTTGAATATGCAGGGGCGGCAGGTGGATACCTTGATTACCTGGGTTATCCTTTTTGTAGAGGACGTATTTTTGATTCAATTGAAAAAGATGAAGGTCAGTACGAATCTTCTTCAGAAATTTTCTGGGCATCAGGCGCCGCTATGTTCATCAAGAAAAAGTATTTCGATTTAGTTGGAGGTTTGGACGCCGACTTATTTGCCCACATGGAGGAAATTGATTTATGCTGGCGCCTAAAGAACCAGGGATTTAAAGTGGTGTACTGTCCAAATTCAGAGGTTTATCACGTAGGAGGCGGAACATTACAGGCTGAAAGTCCGTTTAAAACATACCTCAATTTCAGAAACAACCTGGCCATTTTATGCAAAAACTTACCTTCAGGTAACGTTTTTGGAGTATTGTTTATTCGTTTTTGGCTTGATTTACTAGCCTGGTTTAAATTTATTGCCGAAGGAAAACTCAAGCATGCCATTTCAATAAACAAGGCGCATACCCACTTTCTTTTGGATCTCAAAAAATGGACTAGAAAGCGTACAAAAGTACAAATGCCCAATACCAATGGCTTTTGGAAAAGCAGCATTGTTTGGGCTTATTTTGCTCAGAAGAAGAAAGTTTTCACTGACCTTTAA
- a CDS encoding CBS domain-containing protein, with protein MKKLDSVSQIMTKSVVTVSEDDGLQEVVKLLKTHSIRHIPVVKGQEVSGIISRTDIDRLTFGSLFDNQDSSEDAILEMLSIGQVMTSKPHTVTPEMSIKDLAEIFTNEEYHALPVVKNGELVGIVTTTDVIRYLLEQYN; from the coding sequence ATGAAAAAATTAGATTCAGTTAGCCAAATAATGACCAAATCAGTTGTTACTGTTAGCGAGGATGATGGACTGCAGGAGGTGGTGAAACTACTGAAGACTCATTCAATAAGGCATATTCCAGTGGTGAAAGGGCAGGAGGTAAGTGGAATAATTAGTCGAACGGATATAGACCGGTTGACATTTGGTTCCTTGTTTGATAATCAGGATAGCTCTGAAGATGCCATTTTAGAAATGTTAAGCATTGGACAGGTAATGACTTCCAAGCCTCATACTGTTACACCAGAAATGTCAATAAAAGATTTGGCAGAAATTTTTACTAATGAAGAATACCATGCTTTGCCGGTTGTTAAAAACGGCGAATTAGTAGGCATTGTAACCACAACAGATGTAATTAGGTATCTTCTTGAACAATATAACTAG
- a CDS encoding peroxiredoxin, with translation MLSVGSQFPEFKKQAVVSIEKGSEFYDITSQDHINANQWMVMFWWPKDFTFVCPTEIAEFNNKYQDFKDRDAQLIGASTDSEFVHLAWRKNHDDLRNLKFPMLADTSKSLAEELGILEANEKVAYRVTYIIDPHGIIRWVSLNDLSVGRNVTEVLRVLDALQTDELCPCNWTKGEETIKA, from the coding sequence ATTTTATCAGTAGGTTCACAATTCCCAGAATTTAAAAAACAAGCTGTTGTATCAATTGAAAAAGGCAGTGAGTTTTACGATATCACCTCACAAGACCATATTAATGCTAACCAATGGATGGTAATGTTTTGGTGGCCTAAAGATTTCACGTTTGTTTGTCCTACCGAGATTGCTGAATTTAACAATAAATATCAGGATTTCAAAGATCGTGATGCTCAGTTAATTGGCGCCTCAACAGACAGTGAATTTGTTCACTTGGCTTGGAGAAAAAACCACGATGATTTACGTAATCTTAAATTCCCAATGTTAGCAGATACCTCAAAGTCCTTAGCTGAAGAATTGGGTATTTTAGAAGCCAATGAAAAAGTTGCCTACCGTGTGACTTATATCATCGATCCTCATGGAATTATTCGTTGGGTAAGTTTAAATGATTTAAGTGTTGGCCGTAATGTTACTGAAGTATTGCGCGTGTTAGACGCATTACAAACCGATGAGCTATGCCCTTGCAACTGGACAAAAGGAGAAGAAACAATTAAGGCATAA
- a CDS encoding carboxymuconolactone decarboxylase family protein — translation MIIVKNETLASLLEQLNINENSISQELVKLAEADSKYLKDLKINVQNALNYPNLTKKETALLALSVAINEKNTVLIPVFEQMAIDNGATLDELAETVAIVSMMNVNNVFYRFRHYTNKDFYNQTPAGIKMSVMMNPVLGKEFFELMSLAISAVNGCEMCVNAHEDSVLKHESTQARVYDAIRLTAIIKGFAAII, via the coding sequence ATGATAATAGTAAAAAATGAAACATTAGCTTCGTTATTGGAGCAATTAAATATCAACGAAAATAGTATTTCGCAAGAGCTGGTTAAATTGGCTGAAGCCGATAGCAAATACTTAAAAGATTTGAAAATTAATGTCCAAAATGCATTGAATTATCCAAATCTTACAAAAAAAGAAACTGCTTTACTCGCATTGTCTGTGGCAATCAATGAGAAAAACACCGTTTTAATTCCTGTATTTGAACAAATGGCAATTGACAATGGTGCCACTCTTGATGAATTGGCTGAAACGGTTGCTATTGTATCAATGATGAATGTAAATAACGTGTTTTACCGTTTCCGTCATTATACCAACAAAGACTTCTATAACCAAACACCTGCCGGTATTAAAATGAGTGTGATGATGAATCCTGTTTTAGGCAAAGAGTTTTTCGAGCTTATGAGTTTAGCAATTTCGGCAGTAAATGGATGTGAAATGTGCGTAAATGCTCACGAGGATTCAGTTTTAAAGCATGAAAGTACACAAGCTCGTGTTTATGATGCAATACGTTTAACAGCAATTATAAAAGGTTTTGCGGCTATAATTTAA
- a CDS encoding type II toxin-antitoxin system HigB family toxin: MRVIAKKILRDFWESHTDCEQQLKSWFQEASKATWKNPNGIKQEYPSASILNDNRVVFNIKGNNYRLIVKINYDYQMVWIRFIGTHSEYDKINANEI; the protein is encoded by the coding sequence TTGAGAGTAATTGCTAAAAAAATATTAAGGGACTTTTGGGAATCACATACTGATTGCGAACAACAATTAAAGTCCTGGTTTCAGGAAGCAAGTAAAGCCACATGGAAAAATCCTAACGGAATTAAGCAAGAATATCCAAGTGCAAGTATTTTAAATGATAATCGTGTTGTTTTCAACATAAAAGGAAATAATTATAGATTAATTGTGAAAATAAATTATGATTATCAAATGGTTTGGATTCGTTTTATTGGGACGCATTCAGAATATGATAAAATTAATGCTAACGAAATTTAA
- a CDS encoding helix-turn-helix domain-containing protein — protein MEIKPIKTDTDYNQALERLEMIFDAKIGTPEGDELEVLGILIDQYENEHFPIGLPDPIEAIKFRMEQMGYNQNDLANIVGLKSRASEILNRKRKLSLEMIRKLHDVLHIPTDVLIQSY, from the coding sequence ATGGAAATTAAACCTATAAAAACGGATACAGATTATAATCAAGCTCTTGAAAGACTTGAAATGATTTTTGATGCTAAAATTGGTACACCAGAAGGTGACGAACTTGAAGTACTCGGAATTTTAATCGATCAATACGAAAATGAACACTTCCCTATTGGTTTACCAGATCCAATCGAAGCAATTAAATTCAGAATGGAACAAATGGGTTACAATCAAAACGATTTGGCTAACATTGTGGGTTTAAAAAGTCGTGCAAGTGAAATTTTAAATCGCAAAAGAAAATTATCACTTGAAATGATTAGAAAATTACACGACGTTTTACATATTCCGACTGATGTTCTAATTCAATCATATTAA
- the aroQ gene encoding type II 3-dehydroquinate dehydratase has translation MKLLIINGPNLNLLGKREPEIYGSLTFEQYFDELKIKYPIIDLEYFQSNIEGELINKLHEVGFLYDGIILNAGAYTHTSIAIADAIAAIKTPVIEVHISNVHAREEFRHHSYLSKNCAGIIVGFGIDGYRLAVESFLKA, from the coding sequence ATGAAACTACTTATTATTAACGGTCCAAATTTGAATTTACTTGGTAAGCGCGAGCCTGAAATTTATGGAAGTTTAACATTTGAGCAATATTTTGATGAGTTAAAAATTAAATATCCAATAATCGATTTGGAATACTTTCAGAGTAACATTGAAGGTGAATTAATAAACAAATTGCATGAAGTGGGTTTTTTGTACGATGGAATTATTTTAAACGCAGGAGCTTACACACACACATCAATTGCCATTGCCGATGCAATAGCTGCCATCAAAACGCCTGTAATTGAAGTACATATTTCAAATGTGCATGCACGTGAAGAGTTTCGTCATCATTCATATCTTTCAAAAAACTGTGCAGGAATAATTGTAGGATTTGGTATTGATGGTTACCGGTTGGCAGTTGAGAGCTTTCTAAAGGCTTAA
- the xerD gene encoding site-specific tyrosine recombinase XerD, which translates to MLWSSYLKAYKSYLQLEKSLSPNSVNAYVNDVTKLIQFLDYKQLSLTPQSIKLTHFKEFIIWINELGMEASSQARVLSGLKSFFHFLLLEDIITDNPTLLLESPKLARKLPDTLSVHEINLLIEAIDLSKSEGIRNKAILETMYGSGLRVSELVNLRLSGLHIGDEFLKVIGKGNKERLVPMSAQAIKHLLIYKETIRNHQEIKPGNEDIVFLNRRGAKLSRVMVFLIIKDLAEKAGIKKSISPHTLRHSFATHLVEGGADLRAVQEMLGHESITTTEIYTHLDREFLRQTIIDFHPRA; encoded by the coding sequence ATGTTGTGGAGTTCATACTTAAAAGCATATAAATCGTATTTACAGTTAGAGAAATCATTATCTCCTAATTCGGTAAATGCATATGTAAATGATGTAACTAAACTTATTCAATTTCTCGATTATAAACAGTTATCCTTAACTCCTCAATCCATTAAACTTACTCATTTTAAAGAATTTATTATCTGGATTAACGAACTGGGTATGGAAGCAAGCTCTCAAGCCCGTGTGCTTTCAGGGTTAAAATCTTTTTTTCATTTTCTATTGTTAGAAGATATCATTACGGACAACCCTACCCTTTTGCTTGAAAGCCCAAAGCTAGCCCGAAAACTTCCTGATACCTTAAGTGTTCATGAGATCAACTTACTAATTGAAGCTATTGACCTGTCAAAATCAGAAGGAATACGCAATAAAGCAATATTAGAAACCATGTATGGTAGCGGTTTACGAGTTTCAGAATTGGTAAACCTCAGGCTATCGGGTTTACATATTGGTGATGAGTTTCTTAAAGTGATTGGAAAAGGTAATAAAGAGCGATTGGTTCCAATGAGTGCCCAGGCAATTAAACATCTGCTGATTTATAAAGAAACCATCAGGAATCATCAAGAAATTAAACCAGGCAATGAGGATATTGTGTTTCTAAACCGCCGAGGAGCCAAATTAAGCCGGGTAATGGTCTTTTTAATAATTAAGGACCTAGCCGAAAAAGCTGGAATCAAGAAAAGCATAAGTCCACACACTCTGCGCCATTCATTTGCTACTCATTTAGTTGAAGGCGGAGCCGACTTACGTGCAGTGCAGGAAATGTTAGGTCACGAATCCATTACCACTACTGAAATTTATACCCATTTAGACAGGGAATTTCTGCGGCAGACCATTATTGACTTTCATCCAAGAGCATAA
- a CDS encoding S9 family peptidase, producing MRKMLIPAFLLLVPFIGSAQKKPITLDEIYTKRSFAASGVFGLNSMKDGKHYSSIFNDRAKNDTYVLKYEYASGLVKDTILKNSKLNYQGKTIQLDDYSFSNDESKVLIATETEPVYRRSSLINNFILDKKTSSLVALSENGKQKYADFAPDASKVAFVRDNNIFIKDLTTGDEKKITTDGVKNKIINGGTDWVYEEEFEFARAFFWSPDGKKIAYYRFDETEVPEISIPVYNNLYPEEYRYKYPKAGEKNAIVSIHVYDLVNGKTTTVDIGPEKDQYIPRIKWTNDSNTLCVFRMNRHQNKLEYLLANAQTGSTKLILTETDKRYIDVNDDLTFLSDNKSFIITSEQDGYCHIYMYDLSGKLVRQITKGAWEVTSLYGIDEKTKTIYYQAAEISPTKREIYSIKLDGSSKKRLTSAEGSNNATFSSDFSYFINTYSNANTPASFVLRDKNGKEVRLLEDNQKLKTQLSNYAYQGKEFIQVPMPDGLKLNAWMIKPANFDPNKKYPIFMYAYGGPGSQQVLDGWNGGDLWYQSIADKGYIVFCMDNRGTGARGADFKKVTYMQLGKYEIQDQIDAAKWLGTQSYVDAARIGYYGWSFGGYMASLAITRGADVFKMAIAGAPVTSWRYYDTIYTERFLRTPQENPSGYDDNSPINYADKFKGKYLLIHGTFDDNVHFQNSAEMALALIKKNKQFESFYYPNEHHGVKYRMQLQTMMVDFVLKNL from the coding sequence ATGAGAAAAATGTTAATTCCCGCTTTTTTACTGCTGGTGCCGTTCATCGGTTCAGCTCAAAAAAAGCCTATTACTTTAGATGAAATTTACACCAAACGAAGTTTTGCTGCTTCAGGTGTTTTTGGCTTAAACTCAATGAAGGATGGTAAGCATTATTCTTCCATTTTTAATGACAGGGCTAAAAACGATACCTATGTATTGAAATACGAATATGCTTCAGGCTTGGTAAAAGATACTATTCTAAAAAATAGTAAACTGAATTATCAGGGAAAAACCATTCAGCTTGACGATTATTCATTTAGCAATGACGAGAGTAAAGTGTTAATTGCGACTGAAACAGAGCCAGTATACCGTCGATCGAGTTTAATAAACAATTTCATCCTCGACAAAAAAACAAGCAGCTTGGTTGCACTTTCAGAAAATGGAAAGCAAAAATATGCTGACTTTGCTCCTGACGCCTCCAAAGTTGCCTTTGTTCGTGATAATAACATCTTTATTAAAGATTTAACAACCGGAGATGAGAAAAAAATCACTACCGATGGTGTGAAAAATAAAATTATCAATGGAGGAACTGATTGGGTTTACGAAGAGGAATTTGAATTTGCCAGAGCTTTCTTTTGGTCTCCTGATGGGAAAAAGATTGCTTACTACAGGTTTGATGAAACTGAAGTTCCTGAAATCAGCATCCCGGTTTATAACAATTTATATCCTGAAGAGTACCGATATAAGTACCCTAAGGCAGGTGAAAAGAATGCCATTGTAAGTATCCACGTTTACGATTTGGTTAACGGTAAAACAACCACGGTTGATATAGGCCCTGAAAAGGATCAATACATTCCGCGTATAAAATGGACGAATGACTCCAATACTTTATGCGTGTTCCGAATGAACCGCCATCAAAATAAATTGGAGTATTTACTAGCCAATGCCCAAACCGGTTCAACCAAACTAATTTTAACTGAAACTGACAAACGTTATATCGATGTAAATGACGATCTTACGTTCCTAAGCGACAATAAATCGTTTATAATTACCAGTGAACAGGATGGTTATTGTCATATTTATATGTATGATTTAAGTGGAAAACTGGTTCGTCAGATTACAAAAGGTGCATGGGAAGTTACTTCTCTTTACGGGATAGATGAAAAAACTAAAACCATTTATTACCAAGCGGCAGAAATCTCTCCAACTAAACGTGAGATTTATTCAATCAAACTTGATGGAAGCAGCAAAAAAAGACTAACAAGTGCAGAAGGTTCAAACAATGCCACCTTTAGCAGCGATTTCTCTTATTTTATTAACACTTACAGTAACGCCAACACACCGGCCTCGTTTGTATTGAGAGATAAAAATGGTAAGGAAGTTCGTTTACTTGAGGATAACCAAAAGCTTAAAACTCAACTTTCCAACTATGCATATCAAGGCAAAGAGTTTATTCAAGTTCCAATGCCTGACGGCTTAAAGCTTAATGCTTGGATGATCAAACCGGCCAATTTTGATCCCAATAAAAAATATCCAATATTCATGTATGCTTATGGTGGACCTGGCAGTCAGCAGGTACTGGATGGCTGGAACGGTGGTGATTTGTGGTATCAATCCATAGCCGATAAAGGGTATATTGTTTTTTGTATGGATAACCGAGGAACAGGAGCCCGTGGTGCTGATTTCAAGAAAGTGACCTACATGCAGTTAGGTAAATATGAGATTCAGGACCAAATAGATGCTGCCAAATGGTTAGGAACACAATCATACGTTGATGCAGCCCGTATTGGTTATTATGGGTGGAGTTTTGGTGGATACATGGCTTCATTAGCAATTACGCGCGGGGCTGATGTATTTAAAATGGCTATTGCCGGAGCACCGGTAACCTCTTGGAGATATTATGATACCATTTACACGGAGCGTTTTTTACGTACCCCGCAAGAGAATCCTTCAGGATATGATGATAACTCCCCTATCAATTATGCTGATAAATTCAAAGGGAAGTATTTATTGATTCATGGTACTTTTGATGATAATGTGCATTTCCAGAATTCTGCGGAGATGGCTTTAGCACTTATCAAAAAAAATAAACAGTTTGAAAGTTTCTACTATCCAAATGAGCATCATGGGGTAAAATACCGCATGCAGTTACAAACAATGATGGTCGACTTTGTTCTTAAAAATTTGTAG
- a CDS encoding peptide MFS transporter: MAQKQAKHPKGLPFLFLSEMWERFGYYLMIGIFTLYLKDVKAGFAMTEAESADLYGTFIALVFLTPFVGGLIADRYWGYAKSIIIGGIMMGIGYCLMAIHSLPILYLSMTLVILGNGFFKPNISTLLGNIYTTPEFQEKKDEGYNIFYMGINIGAFICNFFGAALYIMLGWGYAFVAAGVGMFIGVTVFLLGLRHYKAFDVKKGVQEGDMPFSKIIYLILLPSIFAGIIGWILPQSLLGHPLVGSNSTDAFIFACIPVIYFYSSLYFKASASEKRPIAALLTIFAVVVLFWAVFKQNGSALNTWADRYTDRHVSNPTAEQVFNKLKFSQTVTYVKDSVAQYDEAFRLQKVNGVVQKEYNYPVYFKNVNKEHLPSEGSNAELWATNLSQSINPGWVILLTPVVVAFFTWLRGKGKEPSTASKIIFGIFISALSVLVMVGAVYAGHNGTEKVSVLWLVAGYGIITIGELFLSPMGLSLVSKLSPARITSLMMGGWFLATSIGNKLSGVLATLWDTYDHKTSFFWVNFALLMFSALIGFALLKWLNGIMKEKGIK; this comes from the coding sequence ATGGCTCAGAAGCAAGCTAAACATCCTAAAGGACTTCCATTTTTATTTTTATCTGAAATGTGGGAACGCTTCGGCTATTATCTAATGATTGGCATATTCACCTTATATCTTAAAGATGTTAAGGCTGGTTTCGCCATGACAGAGGCTGAATCTGCAGATTTATACGGAACGTTTATTGCCTTGGTTTTTTTAACCCCATTTGTAGGTGGTTTAATTGCCGATAGGTATTGGGGTTACGCAAAATCAATCATTATTGGCGGGATTATGATGGGTATTGGATATTGCTTAATGGCAATTCACAGTTTACCTATCCTCTACCTTTCCATGACATTAGTAATACTAGGGAACGGTTTCTTTAAGCCAAATATTTCAACCCTACTGGGGAATATTTATACCACACCTGAGTTTCAAGAGAAAAAAGATGAGGGTTATAATATTTTTTACATGGGAATAAATATTGGAGCCTTTATTTGCAATTTCTTCGGTGCCGCTTTATATATTATGCTGGGTTGGGGTTATGCATTTGTGGCTGCCGGTGTTGGTATGTTCATAGGCGTAACCGTATTCTTGTTAGGATTACGTCACTATAAAGCTTTTGATGTTAAGAAAGGTGTGCAGGAAGGAGATATGCCATTTAGCAAAATTATCTATTTAATCCTTCTTCCTTCCATTTTTGCTGGTATTATCGGATGGATTCTTCCACAATCATTACTTGGACATCCTTTAGTTGGCTCTAACAGCACAGATGCGTTTATTTTTGCCTGCATTCCGGTAATTTACTTTTACTCTTCTTTATACTTTAAAGCCTCAGCTTCAGAAAAAAGACCAATAGCAGCACTGCTTACAATTTTTGCTGTGGTAGTTCTTTTTTGGGCGGTTTTCAAGCAAAATGGTTCGGCTTTAAATACTTGGGCAGACCGCTATACTGATCGACACGTTTCTAACCCAACTGCGGAGCAAGTTTTCAACAAGCTAAAATTTTCTCAAACAGTAACTTACGTAAAAGATTCTGTTGCTCAATATGATGAAGCCTTCCGTTTGCAAAAAGTAAATGGTGTTGTCCAAAAAGAATATAATTACCCCGTTTATTTTAAAAATGTTAATAAAGAGCACTTACCTTCAGAAGGAAGCAATGCTGAACTTTGGGCAACCAACCTAAGTCAATCAATAAATCCGGGATGGGTAATTTTGTTAACACCTGTTGTGGTCGCCTTCTTTACCTGGCTAAGAGGAAAAGGCAAAGAACCTTCAACCGCGTCAAAAATCATATTCGGAATTTTTATTTCAGCATTATCTGTATTGGTAATGGTTGGAGCCGTTTATGCCGGCCACAACGGAACTGAAAAAGTTTCGGTTTTATGGTTGGTAGCTGGTTACGGTATAATTACCATTGGTGAATTATTCTTGAGTCCGATGGGACTGTCTTTGGTGTCAAAGCTAAGTCCTGCTCGTATTACCTCATTAATGATGGGCGGATGGTTTTTAGCAACGTCAATCGGAAATAAATTATCAGGCGTATTAGCTACCCTTTGGGATACATACGATCACAAAACCAGTTTCTTTTGGGTAAACTTTGCTTTATTAATGTTTTCAGCGTTAATCGGTTTTGCATTGTTGAAATGGTTGAACGGAATTATGAAGGAAAAAGGCATTAAGTAA